A stretch of Caldanaerobius polysaccharolyticus DSM 13641 DNA encodes these proteins:
- a CDS encoding biotin transporter BioY, which produces MKLKEMAYAGLFAAITAVMAQISIPLPFTPVPITFQVLAVCMAGAVLGSKLGALSMLVYDLLGAIGIPVFAGFKGGFSAIVGPSGGYIIAFPVAAFFAGYILERAKGYNKLMSFISMFVGLVLIYLVGMVQLAVVAKMSLLKAFYAGVVPFVPLDIVKVVIAALVVEPLRKSIMSFSNV; this is translated from the coding sequence ATGAAATTAAAAGAAATGGCTTATGCGGGGTTATTCGCGGCGATCACAGCTGTGATGGCGCAGATATCCATACCTCTGCCCTTTACGCCTGTTCCTATTACTTTTCAGGTGTTGGCCGTGTGCATGGCCGGAGCTGTACTGGGGAGCAAATTAGGAGCTCTGTCAATGCTGGTATACGATTTGCTGGGCGCGATAGGCATACCTGTCTTTGCGGGTTTTAAAGGGGGATTTTCTGCCATTGTCGGCCCATCAGGTGGATACATAATCGCATTTCCCGTTGCGGCTTTTTTTGCCGGTTATATTTTAGAACGTGCAAAAGGTTATAACAAGCTCATGAGCTTTATATCCATGTTTGTAGGGCTTGTGTTAATATACCTGGTAGGCATGGTCCAATTGGCTGTAGTGGCTAAGATGAGCTTGTTAAAGGCGTTCTACGCCGGGGTTGTACCTTTTGTGCCTTTAGATATAGTTAAAGTGGTAATCGCCGCATTGGTAGTAGAGCCCCTTAGAAAATCGATTATGAGTTTTTCTAATGTTTAG
- a CDS encoding pyridoxal-phosphate-dependent aminotransferase family protein, with the protein MNVPLIMTPGPTQVRENVRLARAMKTTNPDLDVQFYDFYRDTCEKLGQLLKTKNQVRILCGEGILGLEAACASLTEPGDRVLVIENGIFGEGFADFVRIYGGQVVFFRGDRRRQIDVGELERFLDSYGGFKYATVVHCDTPSGVLNDVSRICPMLKSRGIMTVVDSVSAIGGEELKVDEWSVDIALGGSQKCLSAPPGLTFLSISQDAYSAMQRRRTPIASFYCNLLLWKDYYEQKWFPYTPPVSDIVAFRQAVDNVLEDRDILKRHKVIAEAVRQAVREAGLDLYIKEGFSNTVTAIEVPEGVDEKALRQYMLDRFNVMIAGSFGYLAGKVLRIGHMGENARVDCVSYTLFALQKSLERFGFKCRCDMAEVFMDLVHKPAV; encoded by the coding sequence ATGAATGTACCTCTTATAATGACGCCTGGTCCCACTCAGGTACGGGAAAATGTAAGGCTTGCAAGAGCCATGAAAACCACCAATCCCGATTTAGACGTTCAGTTTTACGATTTTTACCGGGATACGTGCGAGAAACTCGGCCAATTGCTCAAAACCAAAAACCAGGTAAGGATTTTGTGCGGCGAGGGGATATTGGGTCTGGAGGCAGCCTGTGCTTCTCTCACGGAACCCGGCGACAGGGTTCTGGTCATCGAAAACGGTATTTTTGGCGAGGGCTTTGCTGACTTTGTCAGGATATACGGCGGACAGGTGGTATTCTTTAGAGGTGACAGGAGAAGGCAGATAGACGTAGGAGAGCTGGAGAGATTTTTGGACAGTTATGGGGGTTTTAAGTACGCCACCGTGGTGCACTGCGATACGCCTTCAGGTGTTTTAAACGATGTAAGCCGCATATGCCCCATGCTTAAAAGCAGGGGGATAATGACAGTAGTGGACAGCGTTTCTGCCATAGGCGGTGAAGAGCTCAAAGTTGATGAATGGTCTGTAGACATCGCCTTAGGCGGTTCGCAGAAGTGCCTGTCAGCGCCTCCTGGCCTTACCTTTTTGAGCATAAGCCAGGATGCGTACAGCGCCATGCAAAGGAGAAGGACTCCTATAGCTTCGTTTTACTGTAACCTGCTTTTATGGAAAGATTACTATGAGCAAAAGTGGTTTCCCTATACGCCCCCTGTAAGCGATATAGTAGCTTTTCGCCAGGCTGTGGACAATGTCCTGGAGGACAGGGATATTTTAAAAAGGCATAAGGTTATAGCCGAGGCAGTGAGGCAAGCCGTGAGAGAAGCGGGTCTTGACCTCTATATAAAGGAAGGGTTTTCTAATACCGTGACAGCCATAGAGGTCCCTGAGGGCGTAGATGAAAAAGCGTTGAGGCAGTATATGTTGGATCGCTTCAATGTCATGATAGCGGGTTCTTTTGGCTATCTAGCTGGAAAGGTGCTGCGCATAGGGCATATGGGCGAAAACGCCAGGGTAGATTGTGTGTCGTATACCCTTTTTGCCCTGCAAAAATCCCTTGAACGCTTTGGGTTTAAGTGCAGGTGCGATATGGCAGAGGTGTTTATGGATTTAGTGCATAAACCGGCAGTTTGA
- a CDS encoding thymidine phosphorylase codes for MFVPELIRKKRDGGRLSQGEIEYLIEGYVKGDIPDYQMSAFLMAVYFRGMSYEETTALTLAMARSGEVVDLSAVDGVKVDKHSSGGIADTTTLVLIPLAASAGIKVAKMAGRGLGYTGGTIDKLESIKGFRTALTKEEFVNQVRSIGAAITEQSERLVPADKMLYSLRDVTATVESIPLIASSIMSKKLAGGADRILLDVKFGRGAFMKTYSDALELAKTMVAIGRVAGKEVVAYVTSMDQPLGLAIGNSLEVMEAAEVLKGRGHKDLKELCLEFAAEMALMAGIEKEPEKARRVMEENIENGKALEKFKEIIRAQGGDADVLEDYSKLPQAPFTRSLVAEEDCYIKDIDGLKLGLCSVRLGAGREKKGDDIDHSVGILLGGKAGDYLRKGQVYATVYASSRDKLAYGAKMVRESIAFSPTPVEKNKLVYARVTQEDLK; via the coding sequence TTGTTTGTACCTGAACTTATACGGAAAAAGCGGGATGGAGGTCGCCTGAGCCAGGGGGAGATTGAGTACCTGATAGAGGGCTATGTAAAAGGGGATATACCTGACTATCAGATGTCTGCATTTCTCATGGCTGTTTACTTTAGGGGCATGAGCTATGAGGAGACTACGGCGCTGACGTTGGCCATGGCGCGATCAGGTGAGGTGGTGGATTTAAGTGCCGTAGATGGCGTAAAGGTGGATAAGCACAGCAGCGGCGGAATAGCCGACACCACAACCTTGGTGTTGATACCTCTGGCTGCATCGGCGGGGATCAAGGTAGCGAAAATGGCCGGGAGAGGGCTGGGATACACAGGGGGAACCATAGATAAACTGGAGTCTATAAAGGGGTTTAGGACCGCGCTGACAAAAGAGGAGTTTGTAAACCAGGTGCGCAGTATAGGAGCTGCTATAACGGAGCAGTCGGAGAGACTGGTACCTGCTGATAAAATGCTTTACTCTTTAAGGGATGTTACGGCGACGGTGGAGTCCATACCACTTATTGCCAGCTCTATCATGAGCAAAAAGCTGGCAGGCGGCGCCGACAGGATATTGCTGGACGTGAAATTTGGCAGGGGCGCCTTTATGAAGACCTACAGCGATGCCCTTGAACTGGCTAAAACCATGGTAGCAATCGGAAGGGTTGCGGGAAAAGAGGTAGTCGCTTACGTAACATCTATGGATCAGCCTTTGGGTCTGGCCATAGGGAATTCCCTGGAGGTGATGGAAGCGGCTGAGGTTTTAAAAGGCAGGGGCCATAAAGACTTAAAAGAACTGTGTTTGGAATTTGCTGCGGAGATGGCCCTTATGGCTGGGATAGAAAAGGAGCCAGAAAAAGCCCGGCGCGTTATGGAGGAAAATATAGAAAACGGCAAGGCGTTGGAGAAATTTAAAGAGATAATTAGAGCCCAGGGCGGTGACGCCGACGTGCTGGAGGATTACAGTAAATTGCCTCAGGCTCCTTTTACGCGCAGCCTTGTAGCCGAGGAGGATTGCTATATAAAGGACATAGATGGGCTTAAACTGGGGTTATGCTCGGTAAGATTGGGGGCGGGCCGAGAGAAAAAAGGGGATGACATCGATCACTCGGTGGGGATCCTGTTGGGAGGTAAAGCCGGCGACTATTTGAGAAAAGGCCAGGTTTACGCTACGGTATACGCCAGCAGCCGTGATAAATTGGCTTATGGGGCTAAGATGGTAAGAGAGTCTATAGCCTTTTCCCCTACACCTGTGGAGAAGAACAAGCTGGTATACGCTCGGGTGACACAGGAGGATTTAAAATGA
- a CDS encoding cytidine deaminase: MESDWKEKLAKEAIRARENAYAVYSRFKVGAAVLTDDGRVFTGCNIEISSYGLTVCAERVALFKAYSEGYRDIKAIAVAGETQQPISPCGACRQVLLELAPRAEVILLNKDMSQILMYNVEDLLPYAFKL; this comes from the coding sequence ATTGAGAGCGATTGGAAAGAAAAGCTGGCCAAAGAGGCCATCAGGGCGAGAGAAAACGCTTATGCTGTGTATTCCCGTTTCAAAGTGGGCGCTGCCGTGCTGACCGACGATGGCAGGGTGTTTACTGGTTGCAATATAGAAATCTCTTCCTATGGCCTTACAGTGTGTGCCGAAAGGGTGGCTCTTTTTAAGGCGTATTCAGAAGGTTACAGGGATATTAAAGCTATTGCGGTGGCAGGCGAAACTCAACAGCCTATTTCGCCGTGTGGCGCTTGCAGACAGGTCTTACTGGAGCTGGCTCCTCGGGCTGAGGTCATACTGTTGAACAAGGATATGAGCCAAATTCTTATGTACAACGTAGAGGACCTATTGCCCTATGCTTTTAAACTGTGA
- the larC2 gene encoding nickel pincer cofactor biosynthesis protein LarC2 produces the protein MDRSEREHLVLLETNIDDMNPEYYQYIMQRLFDGGALDVFLTPIIMKKERPAVKLSVLCEPDSADAMKDIVFRETTTFGIRIFEIQREKLDRSFAKVSTSYGEIKVKNGFLKGELVKSVPEYEDVKKAAAAHGVPIGKVYDEVIKVNLEQRKG, from the coding sequence ATGGACCGTAGTGAGAGGGAACATCTGGTACTTCTTGAGACCAACATCGATGATATGAACCCTGAGTATTACCAGTACATAATGCAGAGGCTGTTTGACGGCGGCGCTTTAGATGTGTTTCTGACGCCGATCATTATGAAAAAAGAGCGGCCGGCTGTAAAACTTTCAGTGCTGTGCGAGCCTGATAGCGCCGATGCCATGAAGGATATTGTATTTAGAGAAACCACCACTTTTGGAATAAGGATTTTTGAGATACAGAGGGAGAAGCTAGATAGAAGCTTTGCTAAGGTGTCTACCAGCTACGGTGAGATAAAGGTTAAAAATGGCTTTTTAAAAGGCGAGCTTGTAAAGTCTGTTCCCGAGTACGAGGACGTAAAGAAGGCAGCTGCAGCGCATGGAGTGCCTATAGGTAAAGTGTATGATGAGGTTATAAAGGTCAATTTAGAGCAGAGAAAAGGATAA
- the larC gene encoding nickel pincer cofactor biosynthesis protein LarC, translating to MKVLYFDCFAGISGDMTISSLLDLGLDVEEFHRQLKSLDIGGYALDIGRTSKNGITAMYFKVQLHGDEDDHGQHVHRNFSQIKELIGNSGLDDEVKNTAIRIFENLALAEAKVHGRPPEEVHFHEVGAVDSIVDIVGTAIAINMLKPDVIWCSPLPVGGGMAHSMHGIIPIPAPATMEILKGVPVYDNGVKKELVTPTGAAIVKTLASRFGDMPPMAVERVGYGAGTRDMDIPNLLRVIYGELQDKKKPTI from the coding sequence ATGAAGGTATTGTACTTTGATTGTTTTGCCGGTATCAGCGGGGATATGACCATTTCGTCCCTTTTAGATTTAGGGCTGGATGTGGAAGAATTCCACAGGCAGCTAAAATCACTGGATATAGGCGGATACGCGCTGGACATAGGCAGGACATCAAAAAACGGCATAACTGCTATGTACTTCAAAGTCCAGTTACATGGCGATGAGGACGACCACGGACAGCACGTACATAGAAATTTCTCGCAGATAAAAGAGCTTATTGGCAATAGCGGTTTGGATGATGAGGTTAAAAATACGGCCATCAGGATTTTTGAAAACCTGGCGCTGGCCGAGGCAAAGGTTCACGGCAGGCCGCCGGAGGAAGTTCACTTTCACGAGGTAGGGGCGGTGGATTCTATTGTAGATATTGTGGGTACGGCTATAGCCATTAACATGCTCAAGCCCGATGTGATATGGTGTTCGCCGCTGCCTGTAGGCGGGGGTATGGCTCATAGCATGCACGGCATCATACCGATTCCTGCCCCAGCTACTATGGAGATTTTAAAAGGGGTGCCTGTGTACGACAACGGTGTAAAAAAAGAGCTGGTGACGCCAACAGGCGCAGCTATTGTAAAGACGCTGGCATCGCGTTTTGGCGATATGCCGCCTATGGCAGTGGAGAGGGTTGGGTACGGCGCTGGTACCAGGGATATGGATATACCAAATCTGCTAAGGGTTATTTACGGTGAATTGCAGGATAAAAAAAAACCGACAATTTAA
- the larB gene encoding nickel pincer cofactor biosynthesis protein LarB, producing MNEEALKKLLEKIQTGEITVEEGIRKLKVLPFEDLGYAKIDYHRNIRTGYPEVIFCQGKKLEHIVGIVKKMLERENNILATRATPEVYEAIKKITGDVEYHELARIVVVKRREIKKSKGIVLVATGGTADVPVAEEAAVTAEVLGNTVDRLYDVGVAGIHRLLMNSERLMRARVIIAVAGMEGALASVIGGLVDSPVIAVPTSVGYGANFHGLSALLTMLNSCASGIGVVNIDNGFGAGYLASMINKIGEQGYDK from the coding sequence ATGAACGAGGAGGCGCTTAAAAAACTTCTGGAGAAGATCCAGACAGGGGAAATCACCGTTGAAGAGGGCATTAGAAAGCTCAAAGTGCTGCCTTTTGAAGACTTGGGCTATGCCAAGATTGATTACCACAGAAACATAAGGACGGGATACCCTGAGGTGATCTTTTGCCAGGGGAAAAAGCTGGAGCACATCGTGGGAATTGTGAAAAAGATGCTGGAGAGAGAAAACAATATACTGGCCACTAGGGCTACACCTGAAGTATATGAGGCTATAAAAAAGATAACAGGGGACGTAGAATACCATGAACTGGCTAGGATAGTGGTGGTAAAGAGGCGAGAGATAAAGAAGTCTAAAGGCATAGTACTGGTAGCCACAGGGGGTACAGCCGATGTGCCTGTAGCAGAGGAAGCGGCTGTAACGGCCGAAGTGCTGGGCAACACCGTGGATAGGCTGTACGATGTAGGCGTTGCTGGAATACACAGGCTTTTGATGAATTCCGAAAGGCTTATGAGGGCCAGGGTGATAATAGCTGTCGCTGGCATGGAGGGAGCACTGGCCAGCGTCATTGGAGGACTGGTGGATTCCCCGGTTATAGCCGTTCCTACCAGCGTGGGATATGGGGCCAATTTCCATGGCTTATCCGCCTTGCTCACGATGCTAAACAGTTGTGCCAGCGGAATAGGCGTGGTCAATATCGACAATGGCTTTGGGGCCGGGTATTTAGCCAGTATGATAAATAAAATAGGTGAACAGGGGTATGATAAATGA
- a CDS encoding ArsR/SmtB family transcription factor — protein sequence MEDILVLVDTLKALSDPIRLRILSMLLKQQKGDEYCVCDLAEELCISQPNVSHHLKILKSAGLVKCEKSEGCSYYVVNGGKLKELCESLNKILLEDNL from the coding sequence TTGGAAGATATACTGGTCCTGGTTGATACCTTAAAGGCCTTGAGCGATCCCATAAGGCTCAGGATATTGAGTATGTTGTTAAAGCAGCAAAAAGGCGACGAATACTGTGTTTGCGATTTGGCAGAGGAGTTATGCATTTCACAGCCTAACGTTTCCCATCACCTTAAAATTTTAAAATCGGCTGGACTGGTAAAATGCGAAAAATCCGAAGGATGTTCTTATTATGTAGTAAACGGAGGAAAGCTCAAGGAGTTGTGCGAGAGTCTAAATAAAATACTTTTAGAGGATAACCTGTAA
- the groL gene encoding chaperonin GroEL (60 kDa chaperone family; promotes refolding of misfolded polypeptides especially under stressful conditions; forms two stacked rings of heptamers to form a barrel-shaped 14mer; ends can be capped by GroES; misfolded proteins enter the barrel where they are refolded when GroES binds): MAKQILYGEEARRALERGVNAVANTVKVTLGPRGRNVVLDKKYGSPTITNDGVTIAREIELKDPFENQGAQLLKEVATKTNDVAGDGTTTATLLGQALVREGMKNVAAGANPMLIRRGMKKAVDAAVEELKRISHPVESREAIAQVASISAADEEIGNLIAEAMEKVGKDGVITVEESKTMGTTLEVVEGMQFDRGYVSPYMVTDTEKMEAILDDPLILITDKKLSNVQEILPLLQKIVETGKKLLIIADDIEGEALATLVVNKLRGTFTCVGVKAPGFGDRRKEMLRDIAILTGGQVISEELGYDLKDADLSLLGTARQVRVDKENTTIVDGGGDKNEIKNRIQQIKVQIEETTSDYDREKLQERLAKLSGGVAVIQVGAATETELKEKRHRIEDALSATRAAVEEGIVPGGGTALINCIPAVKKVVDSLEGEIRTGAEIVMKALEEPVKQIAFNAGLEGSVIVEKVKNSEPGIGFDAYKEEYVDMIKAGIVDPTKVTRSALQNAASIAAMILTTEAVVADIPEKEQTPPAPNPGMDMM; encoded by the coding sequence ATGGCAAAGCAGATTCTGTATGGAGAAGAAGCAAGAAGAGCTCTGGAAAGAGGCGTAAATGCCGTAGCAAATACCGTTAAAGTGACTTTGGGACCCCGTGGAAGAAACGTAGTTCTGGATAAAAAGTACGGTTCACCTACTATAACCAATGACGGTGTAACCATTGCAAGGGAAATAGAGCTTAAAGATCCTTTTGAGAACCAGGGAGCGCAGCTGTTAAAGGAAGTCGCTACAAAGACCAACGATGTAGCCGGTGACGGTACGACCACTGCAACCCTTTTGGGACAGGCACTGGTTAGAGAGGGTATGAAAAACGTGGCGGCAGGCGCTAACCCCATGCTGATCAGAAGGGGCATGAAAAAAGCCGTAGATGCCGCAGTGGAAGAGTTAAAGAGGATTTCTCATCCTGTGGAGTCAAGAGAAGCTATCGCACAGGTTGCATCTATTTCAGCTGCCGATGAGGAGATAGGAAACCTCATAGCAGAGGCTATGGAAAAAGTGGGCAAAGACGGGGTTATCACCGTGGAAGAGTCCAAGACCATGGGAACCACCCTGGAAGTTGTGGAAGGAATGCAGTTTGACAGAGGTTATGTTTCTCCGTATATGGTGACTGATACAGAGAAAATGGAAGCAATACTGGATGATCCTCTGATACTCATTACAGACAAGAAGCTTTCAAATGTACAGGAGATTTTACCGCTGTTGCAGAAGATTGTGGAGACAGGCAAGAAGCTGTTGATCATAGCTGATGACATCGAAGGCGAAGCTTTAGCTACGCTGGTTGTTAACAAGCTGCGCGGCACATTTACATGCGTTGGCGTAAAGGCTCCTGGCTTTGGCGACAGGAGAAAGGAGATGCTGAGGGATATTGCTATCCTCACTGGCGGCCAGGTGATCTCTGAAGAGCTGGGCTATGACTTGAAAGATGCTGATCTCAGCCTGTTAGGTACTGCAAGGCAGGTCAGGGTTGACAAAGAGAACACCACCATTGTAGACGGTGGCGGCGACAAGAATGAGATTAAGAACAGGATACAGCAGATCAAGGTACAGATCGAAGAGACTACTTCTGACTATGACAGGGAGAAACTCCAAGAGAGGCTGGCTAAGCTGTCTGGCGGCGTAGCTGTGATACAAGTTGGTGCAGCTACAGAGACAGAGCTGAAGGAGAAGAGGCACAGGATCGAGGATGCCCTGTCAGCTACAAGGGCTGCTGTGGAAGAGGGTATCGTGCCTGGTGGCGGTACAGCGCTCATCAACTGCATACCCGCTGTTAAGAAAGTGGTAGACTCGCTGGAAGGCGAAATCAGAACCGGCGCTGAGATCGTAATGAAGGCTTTAGAGGAGCCCGTAAAGCAGATCGCGTTTAACGCAGGTCTGGAGGGTTCTGTAATTGTAGAAAAGGTGAAGAATTCCGAACCCGGCATCGGCTTTGATGCATATAAAGAGGAATATGTAGATATGATAAAGGCCGGTATCGTTGATCCCACCAAGGTTACTCGCTCAGCCCTGCAGAATGCCGCAAGTATTGCAGCTATGATCCTCACCACAGAGGCAGTTGTGGCTGATATCCCTGAGAAAGAGCAGACACCGCCGGCGCCCAATCCTGGAATGGACATGATGTAA
- the groES gene encoding co-chaperone GroES: protein MKIRPLGDRVVIKPIEAEEVVGGIVLPGTAKEKPQQGEVVAVGTGEYIDGKKVELEVKVGDKVIYSKYAGTEVKLDGQEYLILRQNDILAILD, encoded by the coding sequence ATGAAAATCAGGCCATTAGGCGACAGAGTGGTCATTAAACCCATCGAAGCAGAAGAAGTGGTAGGGGGAATAGTACTGCCTGGTACAGCGAAAGAGAAGCCGCAGCAGGGCGAAGTAGTGGCTGTGGGTACTGGCGAGTACATAGACGGCAAGAAAGTCGAGCTTGAGGTTAAGGTCGGCGATAAGGTCATCTATTCTAAATACGCGGGAACAGAAGTAAAACTGGATGGCCAGGAGTATCTGATACTGAGACAAAATGATATCTTAGCCATACTTGACTAA
- a CDS encoding S8 family peptidase, whose translation MIDLIMGAILAKFLKDSTTEKKIDKRLKIKALDNIRGSITAIVHTRASKESILKHFEKCGASLKYELPFIDSYVVEIPCESIKKLASNRDVIFISDDSEVKSTLNIATKVIGSKSVNESGYTGKGIGIAFLDTGVYPHPDLTEPENRIIAFKDFINGKQKPYDDNGHGTHVAGDAASNGYSSNGKYRGVAPEANIIGVKVLDAAGRGNTSDILAGMQWVVDNADKYNIRIVSLSLGDKAVLPYFLDPMARGCEKLWQQGFVVTVAAGNNGPEPRTITTPGISPSAITVGALDDRRTVDTSDDEVAYFSSRGPTSSGRLKPDVLAPGVNIVSLNRSPMSMGASSFLFEKMYRTASGTSMATPMVAGAAALLLQKNPHLTPSQVKNIMIKTAKPLNGKDKYAEGYGVIDINAMIQQA comes from the coding sequence ATGATAGATCTCATAATGGGAGCCATACTGGCTAAATTCTTAAAAGACAGCACCACAGAAAAAAAAATAGACAAGAGGCTAAAAATAAAAGCCCTGGATAACATCAGGGGCAGTATTACAGCCATAGTCCATACCAGAGCTTCAAAGGAGAGCATATTAAAGCACTTTGAGAAGTGTGGGGCATCGTTGAAATACGAATTGCCTTTTATTGATAGCTACGTGGTAGAAATACCCTGTGAAAGCATCAAAAAACTGGCGTCAAACCGCGATGTCATATTCATATCCGACGACTCTGAGGTCAAAAGCACTCTCAACATCGCCACAAAAGTCATAGGCTCTAAAAGTGTAAATGAATCGGGCTACACAGGTAAAGGTATAGGTATAGCTTTTCTGGATACAGGTGTTTATCCCCACCCCGACCTCACAGAGCCAGAAAACCGAATAATAGCGTTTAAAGATTTTATAAACGGTAAACAAAAACCCTACGACGACAACGGACACGGGACCCACGTTGCGGGCGATGCCGCGAGTAACGGCTATAGTTCTAACGGAAAGTACAGAGGGGTAGCCCCAGAAGCCAACATCATAGGTGTCAAAGTACTGGACGCAGCAGGTAGAGGTAATACATCTGATATACTGGCTGGTATGCAATGGGTCGTGGATAACGCAGATAAATATAATATCCGCATAGTATCCTTGTCCCTGGGTGACAAAGCGGTGCTTCCCTATTTTCTCGATCCCATGGCGCGAGGATGTGAGAAATTGTGGCAGCAGGGTTTTGTAGTAACAGTAGCGGCTGGAAACAACGGCCCTGAACCCAGGACCATAACCACGCCAGGCATAAGCCCATCGGCTATAACCGTTGGAGCGCTGGACGACAGAAGAACTGTAGATACCTCGGACGATGAGGTAGCGTATTTTTCTAGCAGAGGTCCTACTTCCTCTGGCAGGCTTAAACCCGATGTGCTGGCACCAGGGGTAAACATCGTATCCCTCAACAGAAGTCCTATGTCAATGGGAGCAAGCAGCTTTTTATTTGAAAAGATGTACCGCACCGCTTCAGGTACTTCTATGGCGACGCCTATGGTAGCAGGAGCGGCAGCTCTATTGTTGCAAAAAAACCCGCACCTGACCCCTTCTCAAGTAAAAAACATAATGATAAAAACAGCAAAGCCGCTAAATGGCAAAGACAAATATGCAGAGGGGTACGGTGTGATAGATATCAATGCCATGATTCAACAGGCATAA
- a CDS encoding F0F1 ATP synthase subunit epsilon — MQTFRLEVLTPEKRFFEGDVDMVIVRSVDGELGVLHGHTPMVAPIGIGSLRILANGVWREAFISGGFMEVKPESTLILSDAVEWPEEIDIKRAEAAKERALERLRQIKSREEYIRSQAALARALNRLKIARKYRE; from the coding sequence ATGCAGACATTCAGATTGGAGGTTTTGACACCGGAGAAGAGGTTTTTTGAAGGCGATGTGGACATGGTCATCGTGCGCAGCGTAGATGGGGAGCTGGGAGTGCTACACGGGCATACGCCGATGGTGGCACCTATTGGTATAGGCTCTTTAAGGATATTGGCCAACGGAGTGTGGAGGGAAGCCTTTATATCTGGTGGGTTTATGGAGGTGAAACCCGAGAGCACCCTTATCCTTTCCGATGCCGTGGAGTGGCCGGAGGAAATTGATATAAAAAGGGCAGAAGCTGCTAAGGAGAGGGCTCTTGAGAGGTTGAGGCAGATAAAAAGCAGAGAGGAGTATATACGGTCACAGGCGGCTCTTGCCAGGGCTTTGAACCGACTTAAAATCGCGAGGAAATACAGGGAATAA